One Heyndrickxia oleronia genomic window, GACTAACGAGAGGAGTATATATAGAAATCAATATATGAACATCCTTTTATTTCCATTGTTATTACAAATAGATTACAAAGGGATAGCAAAAAAAAAAGCGCTGCGAGAGTCTATGTCATCGCAGTGCTTTTTGGATGGCTCGGGACGGAATCGAACCGCCGACACATGGATTTTCAGTCCATTGCTCTACCGACTGAGCTACCGAGCCGTATATAATATGCATTTTATATATGTAATTGTAATTCGCCATCGTCTAATTTCAGAGAGCTTATTCATGCTGTCACTCAATTGGTACGCTGATGTTTTGCTTTGTAGCTTATTCGAACGTGCTCTTCCGACTGAGCTACCGAGCTGTATTTTTTATAAAAATGGCGGTCCGGACGGGACTCGAACCCGCGACCTCCTGCGTGACAGGCAGGCATTCTAACCAACTGAACTACCGGACCACTTTATGATATATAGGATGAGCCATGAAGGACTCGAACCTTCGACCCTCTGATTAAAAGTCAGATGCTCTACCAACTGAGCTAATGGCTCATAATTTGAAAAACTAATAAACTCATTAATAATGAAGTTCTTAACTTTATTATTACTATTTCGTAACAACGTATTTTATATTAGCATAATATTATATAATCCTGCAACAAGTTTCGGCATTTTTCAGCAAAAAAATTTTATTCTTCATTTTCTAATATAGAACTACGTATTTTAAATAAAGAATGGATATCACAAAAAAAAGAAAAAAAAGGCTTTTTATAGCCTTTTTTTTAATCAGACATCCTTAAGAAAATAAAAGGGCTGATTTCCCCAATTGTCCGTGCTACGCAAGTTGCTTACGATCTCTTATCTCCACACACTATGAATGATATTCGTTTGCTCACGGTCTGGACCTACTGAGAACATAGATAATGATATTCCTGATAATTGAGATATACGTTCTAAATAGTGACGAGCATTAGCTGGTAATTCATCTAGTGTTTTACAAGCTGTAATATCCTCTGTCCAACCTGGAAGTTCTTCATAGATTGGCTCACATTCAGCTAAAATATTTAGATTTGCTGGGTACTCTTTAATAATTTCATCCTTATAACGGTATGCCACACAAATTTTTACTGTTTCGATACCTGTAAGCACATCAATTGAATTAAGGGAAAGATCTGTAATCCCGCTCACACGACGAGCATGACGAACAACTACACTATCAAACCAACCAACACGTCGTGGACGACCAGTTGTCGTGCCATATTCACGTCCTACTTCACGAATTTGTTGGCCAATTTCATCATGTAATTCCGTAGGGAATGGACCATCACCGACACGAGATGTATATGCCTTAGCCACTCCTACTACATGGTTAATCTTCGTTGGACCAACACCGGATCCGATTGTCACACCACCAGCAATTGGGTTAGAGGATGTAACAAATGGATAAGTACCTTGGTCAATATCAAGCATAACTCCTTGAGCACCTTCAAATAATACACGACGTCCTTCATCTAATGCATCATTTAATACAACGGAAGTGTCACATACATATTGTTTTATTTGTTGACCATACTCAAAATATTCATCGAGTATATCTTCTAAATTGAACCCTTCTGTTTCATAGAAACGTTCAAGTAAACGGTTTTTTTCCTTTAAATTATGAGAAAGCTTCTCCTCAAAAATTTCTTTATCTAATAAATCAGCGATTCGGATTCCTACTCTAGCCGCTTTATCCATATATGCTGGTCCGATTCCCTTTTTCGTTGTACCGATTTTATTTGCCCCTTTTCTTTCCTCATCCATTTCATCAATTTTTAAATGGTAAGGAAGAATCACATGAGCTCGATTACTGATACGTAAATTATCTGTTGCTATTCCTCTATCGTGTAATCCTTTTAACTCTTGTACAAGCGCCTTTGGATCAACAACCATTCCATTTCCAATAACACTAATTTTATCCTTATAAAAAATTCCAGATGGAATTAGATGTAACTTATATGTTTCCCCATTAAAACGAATGGTATGGCCTGCATTATTACCGCCTTGATAACGGGCAATGACCTCTGCATTTTCTGAAAGGAAATCGGTAATTTTCCCTTTTCCTTCATCTCCCCATTGAGTTCCTACTACTACAACTGACGACATAATCTGGCACCTCCAATAAATATACTTACGTTCTCTATTCTTTACCTTTTCTATTTTACCCATTCAAATAGAAAAGTCAACTGAAACACGAACATTAAATAGATTTACTATTATATTTATTCGTAGTTTAGTGAATTTCCATCAATAAAAAAAAGAATGGTAAAAAACCATTCTCCTTTTCATTATAATCTATGATAACCACTCTTATGCGCCTGCTGGAACCTGTGCATCATCGAAGCGCCGTTCCAAATTAACAAATTTATTATACTCTTTAACAAATGCTAATGATACCGTTCCAACCGGACCATTACGCTGTTTGGCAATAATGATCTCAATGATATTTTTGTTTTCACTTTCCTTATCATAATAATCGTCACGATAAAGGAAGGCAACAATATCGGCATCCTGCTCAATACTTCCTGATTCACGGATATCAGACATCATTGGCCGCTTATCCTGCCGTTGTTCTACGCCACGGGATAGCTGAGATAACGCAATAACTGGAACCTCTAATTCACGCGCAAGTGCCTTTAGAGAACGAGATATTTCCGATACCTCTTGTTGTCTGTTTTCACCTGAACGTCCACTACCTTGAATGAGTTGAAGATAATCAATTAAGATCATTCCAAGACCATGTTCCTGTTTTAATCGACGACATTTAGATCGTATCTCACTAATGCGCACACCCGGTGTATCATCAATGAAAATACCTGAATTTGATAGACTTCCCATTGCCATCGTTAACTTCTTCCAGTCCTCATCTGTTAGGGAACCTGTCCGAAGATTTTGCGCATTGATATTTCCTTCTGCACAAAGCATACGCATAACAAGCTGTTCTGCGCCCATCTCTAAACTAAAAATAGCTACATTTTCTCCCGCTTTTGTCCCAACATTTTGTGCAATATTTAAAGCAAAGGCTGTTTTCCCTACTGATGGACGAGCAGCTACAATAATTAAATCATTGCGTTGAAATCCTGCAGTCATACGATCAAGCTCCGCAAAACCTGTAGGAATTCCTGTTATGTCGCCCACGCGATTATGAAGCATCTCGATATTATCATATGTTCGTACAAGAACATCCTTAATATTATGAAAGGCTCCTGCATTTTTCCGTTGGGCAACCTCCATAATATTTTTTTCCGCTTCATTTAGAAGAGCATCTACTTCATCTTCACGAGAATATCCCTCTTGTGCAATTGTTGTTGCAGTTCGAATCAATCGTCGAAGTAAAGATTTTTCTTCTACAATTCTTGCATAATACTCTATATTTGCAGCAGTTGGCACTGAGCCTGCGACTTCACTTAAATACGAAACTCCCCCGACATCTTCCAATTGCTTAGTGGCCGCCAATTCCTCTGCGACAGTGACTAAATCGACTGCTTTACCCTCGTCATTTAATTTTAAAAATACATTAAAGATTTTTTGATGGGCACTGCGATAAAAGTCTTCGGGAATTAATACTTCAGAAGCAAGGATTAAAGAAGCTGGTTCTAGAAAAATAGCACCTATTACTGCTTGCTCCGCTTCAATATTTTGAGGGGGCATACGATCTGCAAATAAATCACTCATTTATTACAAACCTCCCATTCTCTTTATGGGGTAAAAAATATACTAACCGGATAGTAAAGTTAAAACAATCTATATGAATCATCGCTTTTATGATATTTAGATGGAGGGAATTTCATCTCTCCATTAAAAAAAGTGATCAAACAATCGAAAGATCACATAATGGTATTACTTAGCTTTTTCTAGTAAAGATAGAAGAATAGAATTTATTCCTCTATCTTCACTTCTCTATTTTATCATGATTTTGCTCAAATGAAGCTGGCAAATTTAACTTTCTTCTTTTACATGTACATTTAAAGTAGCTGTGACCTCAGAATGTAATTTCACTGGAACCTTTGTTACGCCTAGTGTACGGATAGCATCATCTAGCTCCATCTTACGTTTATCTATTTTTATTTTAAATGTTTTATTTAATTGCTCGGAAATTTGTTTGCTTGTGATTGAGCCAAATAAACGGCCACCAGTACCGGATTTTGCTTTTAGCTCAACAGTGATTTTTTCAAGCTTTTCCTTTAATATCTTTGCATCTTCAAGCTCTTGTTCAGCTATTTTTTGTTCTTTTTTCTTTTGAGCATCTAAACCTTTTAGGTTTCCAGCCGTTGCTTCAACAGCTAACCCTTGCTTAATTAGAAAGTTATGTGCATATCCATCTGCAACATTTTTTGTTTCGCCTTTTTTACCTTTCCCTTTTACATCCTTTAAAAATATAACTTTCATGATTTTTGACTCCCTTCTAAATAGTCATCTATTGCTTTTAGTAATTGTTCCTTTGCATCCTCAATTGTTGTATCCTTCAGCTGTGTAGCAGCATTTGATAAATGGCCACCACCACCGAGACTCTCCATGATGACTTGAACATTTACTTTTCCTAATGAACGGGCACTAATACCAATTTCGTCCTCAGACCGTTTGGATACGACGAATGAAGCCTCAACTCCATCCATTGTAAGTAATGTATCAGCTGCCTGGGCGATTAAGACGGAATTATAAATCGTATCATCCGTACCCACCCCTATAGCAATGCCGTCACGGTAAAACGCCACACTTTCAATCAGTTTGGCACGTTTTATATAAGTATTCAAATCTTCTTTTAAAAACTTCTGGACTAAAACGGTATCTGCACCCTGTCCTCTTAAATAAGATGCTGCATCAAATGTACGCGAACCTGTACGTAAGGTAAAACTTTTTGTATCAACAATAATACCTGCTAATAATGCCGTTGCTTCCAGCATATTCACTTTTTCATTTTTAGGTTGATACTCTAATAGTTCGGTAACAAGCTCTGCAGTAGAGGAAGCATAAGGCTCCATATATACAAGTAAAGGATTTTTAATAAAATCCTCACCACGTCGATGGTGATCAATGACAACAATATTTTCAATTTTTTTAATCAGCCGGTCATCAATTACAAAGGAAGGCTTATGAGTATCTACAACTACAAGTAGTGAATCTTCTGTTGCCATCTCCAAGGCTTCCTCTGGAGTAATGAAACGAGTATATAAGTCAGGATATTGCTTTACTTCTTCTATTAATCGTTTTACACCTGTATCAATTTCAGAAAAATTAATGACAATATATCCTTCTTTCCCGTTCATTTCAGCTACCTTCCGTACACCAATTGCTGCACCAACTGCATCCATATCGGGAAACTTATGACCCATCACAAATATTTTGTCACTTTGCGTCATCAACTCTTTCAATGCGTGAGAGATTACGCGAGCACGAACTCGTGTACGTTTTTCCATCGGATTAGTTTTACCACCGTAAAACTTTACCTTTCCATTCATTTCCTTCATCGCAACTTGGTCGCCACCTCTACCAAGGGCGATATCTAAACTTGATTGGGCTAATACCCCTAGATCCGGCAAATCTGGGACACCTGCTCCAATCCCAATACTTAATGTTAAAGGGATATTCTGTTTTGACGTTGTTTCCCGAACTTCATCCAGGATTGAAAATTTACTTTTCTCTAAATCAAGAAGAATTTTTTCATTTAATACACTTATGAAACGCTCGGAAGAGACCCGTTTTAGAAAAACACCATACTCCATGGCCCATTTATTTAGTATAGAGGTTACAAGACTGTTTAAGCTACTTCTAGTTTGGTCATCCATTCCTTGAGTAACTTCATCATAATTATCTAAAAATATGATTGCGATTACTGTTCTTTCTTCCTTATAAAGTTTTTCAATTTCAGATTGCTCCGTTACATCAAAGAAATATAATAATTTTTCTTCTAGCTTTAAGGTCACTCTATACTTTCTTCCATTTAATGAAACCATTTCCGAATCAATTTCTTGCTTGATTAATGGAACAACATCTTCCGCAACATCATAAAGGGAACGACCGACGAGTGTTTCTTCGTTAAAACAGGAAGCCATGAACTGATTGGTCCATTCGATAAATAAATCATCATTAATCAACATAATTCCAATCGGCATTTCCATTAACGCCTCTTCACCGACTCGTTTTATACGATAAGATAAAGTGGAAATATAATCGAGTGTTTCCTCATTTGACTTTTGCTCTAGAAAAAAGGCTAGATAAAAAAGTGCTCCTAATAGAAGAAGTCCGATTACGGTAATCCACCAATGATAAAAACCAATAAGCACCAAAAGGGCCAAAGAAACGGCCAATAAACCATAAAGAGGATATCGAACCATTCGCTTATTAAAATTTGAAGGCATATTTTTCTCTCCCATTTTATTGAAGGCTATTTTCGTATAGACTGTACACTTTTAGATTTCTCTAATAACAAGCATAGTAAAATCTCTTTACAATAGTCTACCCTTGTTTATGAGGATTTTCGATTCAAAAATTGCCTCAAGCCGAATCCTAAATCCATTATACCTAATATCCTTATTATATATTGAAGTGGGAAAAGGAAAAAAGTAAAAATAACAATTAGTATTGGAATCGCTTTTGTCCATCTTTTTTCATGGCTAAAAAAGAACACAAAGGAATATCCTTGGAGAACCATTAGCATCTGTAAAATAAAGTTTAAATTAACTAAAGCCATATTTCCATAAGTACCTTGTTCTGGACGCCAAATTATAGCCAATATGATGGTAATTAAATAATACCATAATATGCTTTTCGGTAATTTTAATTCACGAAAGGCGTTCCATTTAGGAACATCAATTTTAAACCGTTTCACAATCGGTAAATTAATCGCTAGCAGTATCCAAACAACTACAAATGAGGAAATAACTAGTAAGCTAGGTAGCAAAGTGGTGATCGTGTCCAGGAATGCATTATATTGCTCCATTAGCTGCTCCGAGGATCCTTGTCCAAGTCCTTCTAAGATCTTTGCGCTTTGTTGAAATGAATCCTGAAATGTAGATATTAATACTTTTAGAATGTTTTTATTAAATAGAACGATAAACGCAATGTATTGTAGGATAGCATTTAACAAAAATAATATACTAGCTGACATGTACAAAACGAATTTTGATTTTTTCGTTCGAATGCAGTATCCAATTGCAATCCCTGTTGTTCCATAAATTAATGCAACTGGTATTAAAAAAAGTGATCCTAATAATACCGAAATGAGAATGCTTCCTATTAATAATACTAAAGCATGCTTAAACGGATATTTAGCACTATATAATATGAAAGGTAAGAGTAGAAAAAGCACGGATACTATAGATAAAAGGGGTATATAGTTGTAAATGAATAGTAGTATCGCGAACACAGCGAGCATTAGAGCTCCTTCAGTCAACATTTTTGATTTTCCCATTATTTCACCTCATGTATCTAATAGCTTTATACTACCATACAGAGAAGAAAACTCGAAATGTAATGGATCATAATTCAAAGAAGGACTTCTGTTTGAACTCATGGGGCTATGATGGGAGAGATCCGAACAGGACTAATATAAAAATGAATAAACTTTCGTATTGTTTGTTACTTCTGTAAAACCCCTACCCCCGCTTTTACTATTGGCATTGGTCTTCCAACCTAAATTTGGGTTAATACATGATCTAAATTGCAACAATATTTGAGAAAAAGCTTTATAAAGGAGAGGTTGCTGAAATTGCCTGAGACAACCTCTCTAAACTAATTTTTTTATTTATTCTTCACTTTGAAATAAGATACAATATCTTGCAAATCATAGCTTAATCCTTTCAAATCCTCTGACGACTGCGCGACAGTTTGGATCGCACGTAATTGCTCCTCCGTAGACGCACCCACTTCTTCACAAGCAGCTGCTGTTTGTTCTGACATTGCTGCCATGCTTTGAATTATATGGACTAACTCATCCTTATGATCTGAAACAGCTTGAACACTTGAATATACTGTATGGATAGAATCTTGAAGATCATGAATAAGTGTAGAAATGGCATTGAATGTATTGTTTGTATCAAGAACTACTTGAGATTGTTGCACAAAAATTTCATTCGTTCGATCCATTTCTTCGACTGCCCGCTGGGATTCTACCTGTATATCAAGAATGGTGTCTTTCACTTGATTTGTTGCATGAACAGATTGTTCAGCCAATTTCCGAACCTCTTCAGCTACAACGGCAAAACCTTTTCCATGCTCTCCTGCACGTGCCGCTTCAATACTAGCATTTAAAGCAAGCAAATTAGTTTGTGAAGATAAATTAGTAATTACCTGAATAACTGTTTCAATCGTTTTCACCTTATGTGAAAGATCAGTAATAATTGAAGACATAGATTGAATGAACTGCTCTGATTGCCTGAATGAGTCGGTTAAATCATTCATTTTATTAATACCAAGATCATTCATTTCACTTGCCTTCTTAGCAACATCTGACATTAACCCAGACTTTTGATATATCTCATTGATTTGTGTACTCAACTGAACAGAGTTATTATTAGCAGCCTCTGCTTCTTCTGCAGATTTTGATGCTCCCTCAGCTATTTCATTTACTGCTACAGCCACTTGCTCACTAGAAGCATTTGTTTCCTCAGAAGTTGCACTTAGAGACTCTGCTGATTCCTTAACTTTTAAGACGGAAGAATTAACACGCAAAATAATTTCTCTTATGCGATTCACCATCGTATTAAAATGATGGGATAGATCACCCATCTCATCTTTCGATTTCACAATAGATACCGCGGACAGATCTCCACCCGATAACTGCCCCATAGCTTTCTTTAATTGCCCTATAGGCTTTGTAATTCGAATTGAAATAAAGGTTAAGACACAAATAGAAATGAATAGGGTTATGATTCCTAGAACTAAGAGAGTCAATTGAATATCTCTTGCCATCACCATCAAATCTTTTTGTGAGTATATGGCACCGATTTTCCATCTATTTGTTAAATTCGTACTATATACAAGAACCTTGTTATCTCCTTCTTTTTGATAATGAATAATCCCATGCCCTTTATTCTCTTGCATCATTTGATCGAAATAAGGGTATTTTGTTACATCCTCGCCGCGGGAATCCTTATAAATAATGGACTTTCCTTCACCATTTACAATGAAAGGAACACCTTTATAGCCAATTTTCATGTTTGAAACTCGATTTGTTATTTCAGATAGTTTTATATCAACGGAGACTACACCAACAATCATACCTTTTTTTATAACAGCCTTTGATCCAGTAATAACAAACTCATTGGTCGTTTTATCCTTATATGGCTCCGTCCAAACAACCCTTCCAGTTGTATTAATGGCATTTTTATACCAGTTTTCTAATGTTGGATCAAAATCAGATGGTAATTGGACTGCTGGAAAAACGAGCATTTTTTTATTTGTTGTAGCAAAATAAATATTCGTTGCCTCTTTATACGTATTTAAGTATCCATCGAATAACTCTTTTATATCATTATCTTTTAATATTTCCGCTTTCTTTGAAGAAATTTCATTATATCCATATTGACCGACTTTTTCATATGAACTTATTTGCTGTAAGCTCTTCTCATACTGATTAAAATAAAGCTGGATTGAATAATTTAAATCATCAACCAATCGGTCTGTTTCGGAAATAACACTCTCTTCGTTCTTTTCGCTTACTCTCAAGGTTGTTAAACCAATCATTACCGTAAAAGCAATAATCAATAGTAGCGAAATAATAAATATAAATTTAAATTTAATAGATTTAATCAAATTTCGAACACACCTGCCTACTCTAGGATGGATGACTACAATAGTTCATTCTACCTTTATATTCGACAAAAATTGCAAATTGTTTAGATAAGGGAGATATGTTGGAATTTTTTAATATTCGTAGACCTTTTTTCAATTCATCATGTCTCTCATCATTCAGTCACTACATTCTTTAGTTTGGAATACATCCTAATTTACCTATAAGTCGTGTTTTCCGGACCGATAACCTCTTGCAATCAATCGTTTGCAAAAAATAAGAAAAAAAACCGAACCTTTTTCTGATAAAGAGACAATATAGTGTGTAAGCTGCTTACCCAGGAGGGCCTTCTGCATGCAAAGTGAATATATGTACCAATTACTCACAAAAATGAAAGATGGTGATCAACAGGCGTTTCATATGTTATATGATGCCACCTATCAGGATGTCTACAGAACAGTCTCCTTTATGGTGGATCATCAGCAGGATCGAGAAGATGTCATGAATGAGATCTATATGCAAATGTGGACCTCACTTGCTAACTACGATACGAACCGTCCTTTCCACTTTTGGCTAAACGGATTGGTAATCCGTCAAGTGCAGAGATTTCGAGTCAAGAGCTGGCGGAGATTCCGAATTTTTGAACGCATCCGTAGCTTCTCACAGGAAGAGTCTCATTGGGATCAACCTACTGTGTTGAATGATGGAACAAACCAAATGATATCACAAGCTATCCAAAAACTAACCGACAAACAACGAGCGGTGATTATCCTCCGCTTTTATCACGACTATACTCTTGAGGAAATTGCGACATTGCTCGATATTCCACTGGGTACGGTCAAGTCCAGATATCATGCAGCCATTCAGTCGCTTCGAAAAAATAAAGGGATTCTCCCCTTGGAAAGGATGGAAAAAATCAATGACTATTGAACGAAAAATCCGTGAACATCTGCATAAACAGGCAGAAACTATGGAGTGCCCTACGGCAATTTCCAAACGAATAGAACAGTCATATTCTCAATATTTGCAACAAAAAAGGAGAGAAGTAACCATGAAAAAACGATTAATTGGTGGATTAGTTGCTGCTGCAATTTTGA contains:
- a CDS encoding adenylosuccinate synthase encodes the protein MSSVVVVGTQWGDEGKGKITDFLSENAEVIARYQGGNNAGHTIRFNGETYKLHLIPSGIFYKDKISVIGNGMVVDPKALVQELKGLHDRGIATDNLRISNRAHVILPYHLKIDEMDEERKGANKIGTTKKGIGPAYMDKAARVGIRIADLLDKEIFEEKLSHNLKEKNRLLERFYETEGFNLEDILDEYFEYGQQIKQYVCDTSVVLNDALDEGRRVLFEGAQGVMLDIDQGTYPFVTSSNPIAGGVTIGSGVGPTKINHVVGVAKAYTSRVGDGPFPTELHDEIGQQIREVGREYGTTTGRPRRVGWFDSVVVRHARRVSGITDLSLNSIDVLTGIETVKICVAYRYKDEIIKEYPANLNILAECEPIYEELPGWTEDITACKTLDELPANARHYLERISQLSGISLSMFSVGPDREQTNIIHSVWR
- the dnaB gene encoding replicative DNA helicase, whose product is MSDLFADRMPPQNIEAEQAVIGAIFLEPASLILASEVLIPEDFYRSAHQKIFNVFLKLNDEGKAVDLVTVAEELAATKQLEDVGGVSYLSEVAGSVPTAANIEYYARIVEEKSLLRRLIRTATTIAQEGYSREDEVDALLNEAEKNIMEVAQRKNAGAFHNIKDVLVRTYDNIEMLHNRVGDITGIPTGFAELDRMTAGFQRNDLIIVAARPSVGKTAFALNIAQNVGTKAGENVAIFSLEMGAEQLVMRMLCAEGNINAQNLRTGSLTDEDWKKLTMAMGSLSNSGIFIDDTPGVRISEIRSKCRRLKQEHGLGMILIDYLQLIQGSGRSGENRQQEVSEISRSLKALARELEVPVIALSQLSRGVEQRQDKRPMMSDIRESGSIEQDADIVAFLYRDDYYDKESENKNIIEIIIAKQRNGPVGTVSLAFVKEYNKFVNLERRFDDAQVPAGA
- the rplI gene encoding 50S ribosomal protein L9 encodes the protein MKVIFLKDVKGKGKKGETKNVADGYAHNFLIKQGLAVEATAGNLKGLDAQKKKEQKIAEQELEDAKILKEKLEKITVELKAKSGTGGRLFGSITSKQISEQLNKTFKIKIDKRKMELDDAIRTLGVTKVPVKLHSEVTATLNVHVKEES
- a CDS encoding DHH family phosphoesterase produces the protein MPSNFNKRMVRYPLYGLLAVSLALLVLIGFYHWWITVIGLLLLGALFYLAFFLEQKSNEETLDYISTLSYRIKRVGEEALMEMPIGIMLINDDLFIEWTNQFMASCFNEETLVGRSLYDVAEDVVPLIKQEIDSEMVSLNGRKYRVTLKLEEKLLYFFDVTEQSEIEKLYKEERTVIAIIFLDNYDEVTQGMDDQTRSSLNSLVTSILNKWAMEYGVFLKRVSSERFISVLNEKILLDLEKSKFSILDEVRETTSKQNIPLTLSIGIGAGVPDLPDLGVLAQSSLDIALGRGGDQVAMKEMNGKVKFYGGKTNPMEKRTRVRARVISHALKELMTQSDKIFVMGHKFPDMDAVGAAIGVRKVAEMNGKEGYIVINFSEIDTGVKRLIEEVKQYPDLYTRFITPEEALEMATEDSLLVVVDTHKPSFVIDDRLIKKIENIVVIDHHRRGEDFIKNPLLVYMEPYASSTAELVTELLEYQPKNEKVNMLEATALLAGIIVDTKSFTLRTGSRTFDAASYLRGQGADTVLVQKFLKEDLNTYIKRAKLIESVAFYRDGIAIGVGTDDTIYNSVLIAQAADTLLTMDGVEASFVVSKRSEDEIGISARSLGKVNVQVIMESLGGGGHLSNAATQLKDTTIEDAKEQLLKAIDDYLEGSQKS
- a CDS encoding YybS family protein, with the protein product MGKSKMLTEGALMLAVFAILLFIYNYIPLLSIVSVLFLLLPFILYSAKYPFKHALVLLIGSILISVLLGSLFLIPVALIYGTTGIAIGYCIRTKKSKFVLYMSASILFLLNAILQYIAFIVLFNKNILKVLISTFQDSFQQSAKILEGLGQGSSEQLMEQYNAFLDTITTLLPSLLVISSFVVVWILLAINLPIVKRFKIDVPKWNAFRELKLPKSILWYYLITIILAIIWRPEQGTYGNMALVNLNFILQMLMVLQGYSFVFFFSHEKRWTKAIPILIVIFTFFLFPLQYIIRILGIMDLGFGLRQFLNRKSS
- a CDS encoding methyl-accepting chemotaxis protein, whose protein sequence is MIKSIKFKFIFIISLLLIIAFTVMIGLTTLRVSEKNEESVISETDRLVDDLNYSIQLYFNQYEKSLQQISSYEKVGQYGYNEISSKKAEILKDNDIKELFDGYLNTYKEATNIYFATTNKKMLVFPAVQLPSDFDPTLENWYKNAINTTGRVVWTEPYKDKTTNEFVITGSKAVIKKGMIVGVVSVDIKLSEITNRVSNMKIGYKGVPFIVNGEGKSIIYKDSRGEDVTKYPYFDQMMQENKGHGIIHYQKEGDNKVLVYSTNLTNRWKIGAIYSQKDLMVMARDIQLTLLVLGIITLFISICVLTFISIRITKPIGQLKKAMGQLSGGDLSAVSIVKSKDEMGDLSHHFNTMVNRIREIILRVNSSVLKVKESAESLSATSEETNASSEQVAVAVNEIAEGASKSAEEAEAANNNSVQLSTQINEIYQKSGLMSDVAKKASEMNDLGINKMNDLTDSFRQSEQFIQSMSSIITDLSHKVKTIETVIQVITNLSSQTNLLALNASIEAARAGEHGKGFAVVAEEVRKLAEQSVHATNQVKDTILDIQVESQRAVEEMDRTNEIFVQQSQVVLDTNNTFNAISTLIHDLQDSIHTVYSSVQAVSDHKDELVHIIQSMAAMSEQTAAACEEVGASTEEQLRAIQTVAQSSEDLKGLSYDLQDIVSYFKVKNK
- a CDS encoding sigma-70 family RNA polymerase sigma factor; this translates as MQSEYMYQLLTKMKDGDQQAFHMLYDATYQDVYRTVSFMVDHQQDREDVMNEIYMQMWTSLANYDTNRPFHFWLNGLVIRQVQRFRVKSWRRFRIFERIRSFSQEESHWDQPTVLNDGTNQMISQAIQKLTDKQRAVIILRFYHDYTLEEIATLLDIPLGTVKSRYHAAIQSLRKNKGILPLERMEKINDY